From the Jilunia laotingensis genome, the window TAAACGTAATTCCTATACTTAACTTTAATATATTTTCATTCAGCATACCTGCTTGTAACCCTTCCACATGGGTATACTGAGCAGTTACACTAATAATTGAACGCGAACGAGGGACAGGGAAGCCAAACCCAGCTGTCACTCCGTATTCTCGGGAAGCTCTCTCACCAGCTTCTGTTTTATAATAAGGAGTCGTATAATATCCACCTAAGCGGTATTTCACATGTCCAAAATAATTTCGTCCCATGGTTGTCGGTAAGTATTCAGCTCCTACCGAAATCTTTGTACGATCACAAAAAGCATTTTTCTTGTTCAAGTAAGTAACATCTCCCCACTTTTGCAAACTGTAATCCACACCTACCGTCAAACGATCATCATATTTATAGGTCAAACCGGCTCCAAATGTGTTTGGAAGACCAAAAGTAGCAATTGTATCTTTTGTCACAATAACGCTAGTTGTTGTCTGTACATAGGCATCATTATTCAAATTATGTTTTGGAGAAAATACAGCTCCCAATGTTACAGAATGTTTTTTCCCGATCGGTTGAGTATATTGTATTCCAAAGTCCAATTTATAATCTCTTATTGAAAAAGATGACGTTTCCACATACGACGGAGTTTCAATATAATCAGAAATTCCCGGTTTATAGCCTGGATATATCATTCGAAGATTACGTGTTATATCCCCCCACAAAAAGGAAACGTTAGCACCTATAGATAAATTATTTAATACTTTAAAGCCCAAACCACCGAAGACTTGGTGTAAACCTCCATCACCCTCAACTTGTTTTGTATATGCTGGACTTGTAGCAGTTTCAGTATATGCTTGAGCTACTTTATAACCAACATTTGAAAATGGTAATAATCCCACTGTCATAGCCAATCTCTTATGCAATCGAAATTGCATTGCCAAATAATCGAAACTTGAATTTTTCACATTCAACTTCTGCGTTCCACCATCAATATTTGTGTTTTGCAGACTGGCACCTCCTTCAAATAAGAACGTCAAAGAATCAATAGCTGTATATGAAGCAGGATTTAACGGATTAATTTGTAAACCATCGCGCAATCCAAAGGCAATCCCTCCCATAGCTCTACTATTTCCAAAATTTTGATTAGCCAATTCACCGTAGCCATATCGTGTATAGGGAGAGTTTGTATTGTTTTGAGCGATTGCCACTCCTGCAAAAGCCATTAGCAAAAGCGCACAAAGTGTCTGTTTAAATCCTACCATTATTATAGTTTAAAATTCTATTTAATCCTTTCAACACTAAAAATCTATCTGCAAAGATGACACTTTTTACGTTTGTATCAAAAGAAAAATCATCTCCGCCAGTTAAAAAAACCAAAAGTTCAGGATATTTATGTTTCATAGCCGTAATATAACCAGCTATTTCATATTCAATTCCTTTCCATACGCCTGCACGTATTGCAGTATCAGTATCTTTACCCAACGACAATTTTCTCCCCTTGGGAGTTACCAATGGTAGCCTCCCCGTAAATTGGTGAAGTGCCTTAAAGCGCATCTGTAAACCTGGAGAAATATTTCCTCCATGATATTGCCCTTTAGAATCGATAAATTCGTATGTTATACATGTTCCGGCATCTATTACTAAAATATCTCTTCCTGGATATTGTTCATTTGCAGCCACTACCGCAGCCATCCGATCATAACCCAATGTTTCAGGTGTTTCGTATAAATTGGCTACAGGTAGCAAGGTGTCTTTACCCAAATAAAGCACTGGTATAGGGAGTTTACTTAAACGTTCGGAAACGCATTCATTAAGATCAATAACAGTAGCCACAATACCATAATCAATTGGATACTCGTCACAAATATCTATCAGACAATCCAAAGATTGATTGGAATCATAAATAACATTCACCATTGTTGCACCATCAAAAAGTGCTACTTTAGCTATTGTATTTCCTATATCAATTATTAAATTCACTGTTCTCTTTATTTTGAGTGCGCAAAGATACGGATAAAATCAGAGCGAATATCACATATACACAAAAAACTAATAAACACTTCTCATCTCTGAAGCATAAATTCTCTCCCTTCAAGTTGTATGTTTTGCTATTTAATAAAGTTATAACATATTTTTCCATCAATTATTATTATCATTTTTCATTTCATCAAACATTCAAGACTAAAACTGATTCCTTTTACAACAACCATTCATCTTTATCAATTCTGTTTTCAATACACCAATTTTCTTTTGTTTAATGTAGCAGAAATCCATTCATCCCAAATGTAACTATTTTATTATAAGTCCACTACCCCTCCAAATCTACTTAGAAAATTTATTTCTTACTTTGCCCCCCGTATGGAGGATGGAATCCCGCGTTCCCCTCCCCAAAAAGCGTCATTATTTAACCAATTTATATTATTAACTTTTTAAATTATTGTAAGTATGGAAATGGAAATGAATTACGTGGCTCCAGAGGTGGAAATCGTGGAGATAGAAGTGGAAAAGGGGTTCGCTATCAGCACAGATGATAAAGATGACGAACGTTAATATTTAGAAATGTAGAAATAAAAATGAGTATGAAAACAAAGTATTTATTACCAGTGCTGGCGGGACTGGCATTGGCTTCCTGCAATACGGAAGATGATTTTTCCGGGACAAGTCCAAAAAACAACTATTCTCCCATCACTTTCAGTGTTTCGAGAGATGGTGCCGTTGACCCTCTTACAAGGGCAACTATCGATGGCTCTGTTGTGAACTTTGACATGACAGATGTTATTTCAATGTTCCATGGAATGACGATGGGTAACGGTTCTCCGGATTACTCGATAACTGCTGTAGGCGAGAATGCAATTTTTAAAGGCGAAGGTGTAGACGGTGCCCTTGTGTTCAAGACACAAAGCATGGTTAACCCGGGTAAGGCAATCCTTGTCTATCCGGCCGATACAGCTTTTAATTATGTGACTGATGGAAATATCAGTATAAGGGTGCCTGTAAGCCAAAATGAAAAAACCAAATTGGTTCAACCATACATGTCGGACGTTATGGATATCGCAACTTATGATGGTACTGCTGCTGACAACAGTGCTGGCTACGGTCGTAATTACGATGTCCCGTTGAAGAAGGTGGGTTCATTGCTGCGTATACATATTGATGCCGCAAATAAAGAATTAGTCAATAATATCCAGGATGTGGCACCTATCAAGTTCCAAGGAATCACTATCGATGCAGGTGCTAACAAATTTAATACAAGCGTTAAGGTTGTGCCTGGTGCTGCCAAGCCAAAACTGGCAGAAGAGGGTGGTGTAGCTAATTCTGATGTCGACAGATATGACCACTTGGTTAACGTAGCCGAATTGGAAGATGGTGCTACTAAAGTACAAACGATCACATCTACGGATGTTCAGGATAATGTAGCCAGCGTGACTTTGTTGCCGCACGTTGCCGATGTTGATTTGACAGGAGCAACTTCTG encodes:
- a CDS encoding type III pantothenate kinase — its product is MNLIIDIGNTIAKVALFDGATMVNVIYDSNQSLDCLIDICDEYPIDYGIVATVIDLNECVSERLSKLPIPVLYLGKDTLLPVANLYETPETLGYDRMAAVVAANEQYPGRDILVIDAGTCITYEFIDSKGQYHGGNISPGLQMRFKALHQFTGRLPLVTPKGRKLSLGKDTDTAIRAGVWKGIEYEIAGYITAMKHKYPELLVFLTGGDDFSFDTNVKSVIFADRFLVLKGLNRILNYNNGRI